In Plasmodium malariae genome assembly, chromosome: 11, the following proteins share a genomic window:
- the PmUG01_11018200 gene encoding conserved Plasmodium protein, unknown function translates to MFKNIFLCFSFLLFSQLNYILCDYRKCSSVTSDEEVLSYCKNGSECYIKNVGNSEYSSISCLCKKYMEDYFFAGPDCSIRIPYHYKTMKYNEVLNTSWIEDLFKINTWKNEENRVGKICVNPQCT, encoded by the exons AtgtttaaaaacatttttttatgtttttcctttttgctCTTTTCACAACTAAATT ATATATTATGCGATTACCGAAAATGCTCAAGCGTCACTAGTGATGAAGAAGTCTTATCTTATTGTAAGAACGGGTCAGAATGTTATATCAAGAATGTAGGTAATTCTGAATATTCATCTATTTCCTGCttatgcaaaaaatatatggaagACTACTTTTTTGCTGGACCTGATTGCTCGATAA gGATTCCCTATCACTATAAAACCATGA AATATAACGAAGTTCTTAATACTAGCTGGATAGAGgacttatttaaaataaatacatggaaaaatgaagaaaatagaGTGGGTAAAATTTGTGTCAACCCCCAATgcacttaa